The following coding sequences lie in one Arachis hypogaea cultivar Tifrunner chromosome 9, arahy.Tifrunner.gnm2.J5K5, whole genome shotgun sequence genomic window:
- the LOC140175060 gene encoding uncharacterized protein has product MTQLLESEKCRDVIHMGLEAFRQLCQKLRGTGRVKDSTRSTVEEQVAKFLYIIGHNMKTRTMSFFFHRSGETISRHFHNVLHAILSLEGDFFKQPSGEEVPYEILNNSRFYPFFKDCIGAINGTHSRVKVPRVDAPRFRGRKDHPTQNVLAACGFDMKFTYVLSGWEGTASDSRILKDALNREYPLRIPEGKFYLGDAGFMLKPGILTPYRGVRELLQERNIDRSQPIQQRDEEYRHAALLQDNIAVEMWNVYQTL; this is encoded by the exons ATGACACAGTTACTGGAGTCTGAAAAGTGCCGAGATGTCATACATATGGGCCTTGAAGCATTTAGGCAGTTGTGTCAGAAATTAAGAGGAACTGGTAGAGTAAAGGATTCAACTCGTTCTACGGTTGAAGAGCAAGTCGCTAAATTCCTATATATTATAGGGCATAATATGAAAACTAGAACTATGTCTTTCTTTTTCCACCGGTCAGGAGAGACAATTAGTCGTCACTTTCACAATGTCCTACATGCTATTCTATCGTTAGAGGGAGACTTCTTCAAGCAACCATCTGGTGAGGAAGTTCCTTATGAAATACTTAATAATAGTCGATTCTATCCGTTTTTTAAG GATTGCATTGGAGCTATAAATGGAACTCATAGTCGTGTGAAGGTACCAAGGGTGGACGCCCCTCGTTTTCGCGGACGAAAAGATCACCCAACACAAAATGTTTTAGCGGCCTGTGGTTTTGATATGAAATTCACTTATGTGTTGTCCGGTTGGGAAGGAACTGCCTCTGACTCAAGAATATTGAAAGATGCTTTAAATAGGGAATATCCACTTCGAATTCCCGAAG GAAAATTTTATCTAGGCGATGCTGGTTTCATGCTGAAGCCTGGGATACTTACACCATATAGAGGTGTTCG AGAATTGCTACAAGAACGCAATATAGATAGATCACAACCAATTCAACAACGTGATGAGGAATATAGGCATGCAGCATTATTACAAGATAACATTGCGGTTGAAATGTGGAATGTGTATCAAACATTATGA
- the LOC112710425 gene encoding long chain acyl-CoA synthetase 8 has protein sequence MANQNAMPSWLKSLNINNIYFMKDHGEYGVVAAIVIGILLPILFSTLFLGKRRGKVRGVPVKVGGEAGYAVRNARKKELVEVPWKGATTMAHLFEQSCKKYTNNQCLGTRKLIGKDFVTSSDGRKFEKVHLGEYEWETYGQVFARVCNFASGILRFGHNIDSRVAIFADTRSEWLISLQGCFRQSITVVTIYATLGEDALIHSLNETQVSTLICDSKKLKMLDAISSKLPSIQNIIYFEDEDKDASSGSLGNWKTASFSEVEKLGKESPIEPSFPSKDAIAVVMYTSGSTGLPKGVMITHGNIVATTAAVITVIPNLGTKDVYLAYLPLAHVFEMAAESVMLATGIAIGYGSPLTLTDTSNKIKKGTKGDVSVLKPTLLTAVPAILDRIREGVVSKVEEKGGIVKNLFQIAYNRRLAAVKGSWLGAWGIEKLVWDTIVFKKIRLLLGGRIRFMLCGGAPLSGDSQHFINICIGAPIGQGYGLTETFAGAAFSEWDDDSVGRVGPPLPCAYIKLVSWEEGGYKTSDKPMPRGEVVVGGFSVTGGYFKNQEKTNEVYKVDENGLRWFYTGDIGQFHPDGCLEIIDRKKDIVKLQHGEYLSLGKVEAVLSTCNYVDSVMVHADPFHNYCVALIVPSRKSLENWAQQAGTEYKDFPELCSKTESTNEVLQAINKVAKAGKLQKSEIPAKIKLLPDPWTPESGLVTAALKIKREQLKAKFKDDLKKLYE, from the exons atggcCAACCAAAATGCTATGCCCTCCTGGTTAAAAAGTCTTAATATCAACAATATATATTTCATGAAAGATCATGGAGAATATGGAGTTGTAGCTGCTATAGTCATAGGCATCCTacttcctattttgttttcaactcttttcttgggaaagagaagaggaaaggtACGAGGTGTTCCAGTAAAGGTTGGTGGTGAGGCAGGTTACGCAGTGCGTAATGCTCGGAAAAAGGAGTTGGTTGAAGTTCCTTGGAAAGGAGCTACAACCATGGCTCATCTATTTGAACAAAGTTGTAAGAAATATACCAACAATCAATGTCTAGGAACAAGAAAGCTAATCGGAAAGGATTTTGTTACATCTAGTGATGGCCGGAAGTTTGAGAAAGTACACTTAGGAGAGTATGAATGGGAAACATATGGACAGGTTTTTGCTCGTGTGTGCAACTTTGCATCTGGTATCCTTAGATTTGGCCATAATATAGATAGCCGTGTTGCAATTTTCGCTGATACTCGATCTGAGTGGCTCATTTCCCTTCAG GGTTGCTTCCGACAGAGTATAACAGTTGTTACTATTTATGCTACTTTAGGGGAGGATGCCCTAATTCACTCACTAAATGAG ACCCAAGTTTCAACCCTGATATGCGACTCAAAGAAGTTGAAGATGTTGGATGCAATAAGTTCTAAGCTACCATCTATTCAGAACATTATTTACTTTGAAGATGAAGACAAAGATGCTTCCTCAGGAAGTTTGGGCAACTGGAAAACTGCATCTTTTAGTGAAGTTGAGAAACTTGGGAAAGAAAGTCCCATTGAACCGAGCTTTCCTTCCAAGGATGCTATTGCTGTTGTGATGTATACAAGTGGTAGTACAGGGCTGCCAAAG GGCGTTATGATTACTCATGGTAACATCGTAGCCACTACAGCGGCTGTTATCACGGTGATTCCAAATCTGGGTACCAAGGATGTATATTTAGCCTATTTGCCCCTTGCACATGTTTTTGAAATGGCTGCAGAG TCTGTTATGCTGGCTACCGGGATTGCAATTGGTTATGGCTCTCCTTTGACTCTCACAGACACATCTAATAAAATCAAGAAAGGAACCAAGGGAGATGTTAGTGTATTGAAGCCTACTCTTCTGACAGCTGTACCAGCTATTCTTGATCGTATTCGAGAAGGAGTTGTTTCAAAG GTTGAGGAAAAGGGGGGAATTGTGAAAAATCTTTTCCAGATAGCATACAATCGCCGACTGGCTGCAGTTAAGGGAAGCTGGCTAGGGGCTTGGGGAATAGAGAAATTGGTGTGGGATACCATTGTCTTTAAAAAAATTCGCCTTTTACTAGGAGGCCGCATACGATTTATGCTTTGTGGTGGAGCCCCTTTATCCGGAGATTCACAGCACTTTATCAATATCTGCATAGG AGCTCCTATTGGGCAAGGATATGGGTTGACCGAAACATTTGCTGGGGCTGCCTTCTCTGAGTGGGATGATGACAGTGTGGGGCGTGTTGGTCCACCTCTTCCTTGTGCTTACATTAAG CTAGTTTCTTGGGAAGAAGGAGGGTACAAGACTTCAGACAAACCAATGCCACGAGGAGAGGTTGTAGTTGGTGGATTCAGTGTTACTGGTGGTTACTTTAAGAATCAAGAGAAAACTAATGAAGTGTACAAG GTTGATGAAAATGGTTTACGCTGGTTTTATACTGGCGACATTGGGCAATTCCATCCAGATGGTTGTCTTGAAATCATAGATAGGAAGAAGGATATCGTCAAACTTCAACATGGAGAATATCTCTCTCTTGGAAAG GTTGAAGCAGTGCTATCTACTTGTAATTATGTGGACAGTGTCATGGTTCATGCAGATCCCTTTCATAATTACTGTGTTGCTCTTATTGTTCCATCACGCAAGTCTCTGGAGAATTGGGCTCAGCAAGCTGGTACTGAATACAAAGATTTTCCTGAACTGTGTAGCAAAACTGAAAGTACCAATGAAGTCCTGCAGGCCATTAACAAG GTTGCAAAAGCTGGAAAGCTGCAGAAATCTGAAATCCCAGCAAAGATAAAGTTGCTTCCAGATCCATGGACACCAGAATCTGGATTAGTCACTGCTGCTCTTAAGATAAAGAGAGAACAGCTGAAAGCTAAATTCAAAGATGATCTGAAGAAGCTGTACGAATGA